A single region of the Labeo rohita strain BAU-BD-2019 chromosome 3, IGBB_LRoh.1.0, whole genome shotgun sequence genome encodes:
- the c1qtnf6a gene encoding complement C1q tumor necrosis factor-related protein 6 gives MFGSLLLACLFLHLVVSIPQPPCRRCCDHIPPLDDAANLRESMPAMPEVRTYINMTILKGDKGDRGERGTPGKPGIEGSPGPRGSEGPKGDKGQAGAPGDACKSQHSAFSVGRRKSLHSVDNYQALIFDTIFVNSPEHFDMFTGKYRCQIPGIYFFNVNIHTWNFKETYLHIMHNDSEKAIVYAQPSDRSIMQSQSVMLPLQEGDEVWVRLYKRERENAIYSDDVDIYITFNGYLIKPEIEKWPEMATRSERDDYGHEV, from the exons ATGTTTGGGTCCCTCCTGCTTGCCTGTCTGTTTCTACATCTGGTAGTCTCCATACCTCAACCGCCGTGCCGCCGATGCTGTGACCACATCCCACCACTAGATGACGCTGCAAACCTCAGAGAAAGCATGCCTGCAATGCCTGAGGTCCGCACATATATCAACATGACCATTCTTAAAG GGGACAAAGGTGACCGTGGAGAAAGAGGAACTCCTGGGAAGCCTGGGATTGAGGGTTCCCCAGGACCACGGGGGTCTGAAGGCCCCAAAGGAGATAAGGGACAAGCCGGAGCTCCAGGTGACGCCTGCAAGTCCCAGCATTCTGCTTTCTCAGTGGGCCGACGGAAGTCCCTTCACAGCGTTGACAACTACCAGGCCCTGATCTTTGACACCATCTTCGTGAACTCCCCCGAACACTTCGACATGTTTACCGGGAAGTACCGTTGCCAAATCCCAGGAATCTACTTCTTCAATGTGAACATCCATACGTGGAACTTCAAGGAGACGTACCTGCACATCATGCATAACGACAGCGAGAAGGCCATCGTTTACGCTCAGCCCAGCGACCGCTCCATTATGCAGAGCCAGAGCGTCATGCTGCCTCTGCAGGAGGGCGACGAAGTCTGGGTCCGTCTCTACAAACGTGAGCGTGAGAACGCCATCTACAGTGACGATGTGGACATTTACATCACGTTTAATGGATACCTCATCAAACCTGAAATTGAGAAATGGCCAGAAATGGCAACGAGGAGTGAAAGGGATGATTATGGACATGAAGTTTGA
- the il2rb gene encoding interleukin-2 receptor subunit beta: MKDYWYTPLFVFFIFYGTGQSSNMQTETAGLNCVNDYVTNISCVWWNSTDFSGQQCVLVGISGTQSSCELAPLSDQSHPKKSCSLTFSKQVRFFFLNQIRLKVTCNISVITTLDYQPGRHIKTQPPDKPTVSGDNITWSKGSNFPEDIEVYEFQLQYKAAHTSWETAEHVDVIQEAPVQLDHSKLTVGEEYQARVRVKPVEPKDEGYFRGEWSDWSPAVSWRSEIGKLPVRPVLDDMHIVLIVGFNILVFLAVLCVLIYKAKKSSRSLKKPNNQHVPDPSKYFQPLHTVHGGNFRKWLGCQNSVGPFLTPQSCDDISPVEVSDFWDVSLMDPDAQMSAAALVHLSQMDSGLENSGTSHASSSGFSNMGYFYSKSNTGSLYLESCPVYFTYQPEEDTNSNHSSPGSSFDCLQTPSYQVEQPMSPDSGFDMPGEEHFEDDQEDEDGGAERCAAEGQALVSFIMSLSQASHNAFRPAESFAPVTIITPWSEPVRAPSCASTSEPAEGAVVRPSSMIEPCGSGYLTLKEMQKYSNKSI; this comes from the exons ATGAAGGATTACTGGTATACCCCTCTCTTCGTCTTCTTCATATTTTATGGAACCGGCCAGTCCAGCAACATGCAAACAG AAACAGCAGGTCTGAACTGTGTGAATGACTATGTGACAAACATTTCTTGTGTGTGGTGGAACTCTACAGATTTCTCCGGCCAGCAATGTGTGCTTGTGGGGATAAGCGGCACACAAAG CTCATGTGAACTGGCGCCACTAAGCGATCAATCACATCCTAAGAAAAGCTGTTCTTTAACTTTTTCGAAACAAGTAA gattttttttccttaaccAAATCCGGTTGAAGGTAACCTGTAACATATCTGTCATCACTACACTGGATTATCAGCCTGGCCGACACA TTAAGACCCAACCCCCAGATAAGCCCACTGTCAGCGGGGACAACATAACATGGAGTAAAGGCAGTAACTTTCCAGAAGATATAGAAGTTTATGAATTTCAGCTGCAGTATAAAGCTGCACATACAAGCTGGGAG ACGGCAGAACATGTGGATGTCATTCAGGAAGCTCCAGTGCAGCTGGACCATAGTAAACTGACTGTAGGAGAAGAGTACCAGGCCAGGGTACGTGTAAAGCCTGTTGAGCCCAAAGATGAAGGTTATTTCCGGGGGGAATGGAGCGACTGGAGTCCTGCTGTGTCCTGGAGGTCTGAGATCGGAAAGCTACCAGTAAGACCAG tacttgatgatatgcatattgttcTGATCGTTGGATTCAACATATTGGTTTTTCTTGCTGTTCTTTGTGTGCTCATCTATAAGGCAAAGAAAAGTAGCCG atcattaaaaaaaccaaacaatcaACATGTTCCAGACCCCTCCAAATATTTTCAGCCTCTTCACACTGTTCACGGTGGAAACTTCCGG AAATGGTTGGGCTGTCAGAATTCTGTTGGGCCATTCCTTACCCCTCAGTCATGTGACGATATCTCGCCCGTCGAGGTCTCTGATTTTTGGGATGTGTCCTTGATGGATCCCGACGCTCAGATGTCTGCTGCCGCTCTCGTTCACCTCAGTCAGATGGACTCTGGACTGGAGAACAGCGGCACTAGTCATGCATCATCATCCGGTTTCTCCAACATGGGCTACTTCTATAGCAAATCCAATACAGGCTCTCTTTATCTCGAATCCTGCCCGGTGTACTTCACCTACCAACCTGAGGAAGACACAAACTCCAATCATTCATCGCCTGGGTCTTCATTCGACTGCCTGCAAACTCCAAGTTACCAGGTGGAGCAGCCCATGAGCCCGGATTCAGGTTTCGACATGCCTGGAGAGGAGCATTTTGAGGACGACCAAGAAGATGAAGATGGTGGTGCGGAGAGATGTGCGGCGGAAGGACAAGCTCTGGTTTCCTTCATTATGTCGCTGTCGCAGGCTTCCCACAATGCTTTTCGCCCAGCAGAGAGTTTCGCTCCGGTAACCATCATCACACCTTGGTCTGAACCTGTGAGAGCACCCAGCTGCGCTTCCACCTCTGAGCCTGCAGAGGGCGCCGTGGTCAGACCCTCATCCATGATCGAGCCCTGCGGGAGTGGATATCTGACCCTGAAAGAGATGCAGAAATACAGCAACAAATCCATCTGA